The sequence TTCCGTACATCCCAAAGATACGCTGGCAGCTCAGTTGAAGGAGCATCTGAGAAACGATGGACGACGACTATTATTCCTTGAACTCGATATTAGCTGAAAATCATGTGAGTTGGTGGTGTTCTggacttcttcctcctcctaccAACATCGATATGGAGGTATCGTGAAAGTGAGAGAATCAGTCGTTATCAAGCTGACCAATCTATGGGTTCCATTCCATGGCCATCGCAAATATAGAAACTTTCATGCTCATTCACTTTGGACGTGGAAGGTCTGGGTTATCTGGAAGGAGGAACGGAAAATAATGTGAATCTACATTTCCCAAACAGCGAAGACGGACTTCATTCTTTATATCCTATTTGATCGGTGAGCTGATTATCTCGAAACTTTTTATCGGTGATCATGCAGATACACCAACATTCAAAAGTAGAATTACCATTCTGGTTAGCCCAGACATTAAGTTTAAAGTGAgtcacatcttcttcactacGCCTTTGTTcgaatgacaatgatcatTGCCTTCTTAATGTTTCATTCATCTATCTGAATTTGGTACAAGAAAACAATAACTGATGAAcatattgatatatcaataGCGAATTTACCACTTTCccccttcctccaccttATTCCAATCGAGTGAAAGCCGCCTTGAACGCATCTGCACAAAGTGTGAAACTTTCGAATCTCGTCGGCGGAAATGGATGGTGGTATAGATGGGGACGGAGGATTGCCGATGTGTAAGTTCGACTAGAGCGCGTACTTGGTAGATTGCTCGCTAACTTGGAAATTTATTGCAGCCTCGATGATGAACCTCAAGCGGACTTACTCAATACGTTGCTGAAGGTATGTCACACGTCGACCGTTGCCCTGTATCGAGTCTTGGATGTTGGGCTAATATAAAGATGCGATATGTTGAATAGGCATTCATCAACCGCTTGCCAGCCTTACAAGATCTCTCTGCCCATCACGCGTCTGCCGATCATACTTTGCCTGAAAGTTCGACTAGTACCACTGAGACGTTCAGAGatggtatggaaggtgatgagcGTGAATGTAAGTTTAAAAGTGTCCAGCTGTATCATATCCCTTGGGACAAGAGAGGACGGTAGCTGATGTCAGTGGCATGGTAGTATTTGCGATAGGACAGGAATCGGGAAA comes from Kwoniella mangroviensis CBS 8507 chromosome 2, whole genome shotgun sequence and encodes:
- a CDS encoding DNA replication complex GINS protein PSF3, yielding MDDDYYSLNSILAENHKLSCSFTLDVEGLGYLEGGTENNIHQHSKVELPFWLAQTLSLNEFTTFPLPPPYSNRVKAALNASAQSVKLSNLVGGNGWWYRWGRRIADVLDDEPQADLLNTLLKAFINRLPALQDLSAHHASADHTLPESSTSTTETFRDGMEGDERELFAIGQESGKMTRNWYDSNGSRKGGR